A single genomic interval of Chryseobacterium paludis harbors:
- a CDS encoding LptF/LptG family permease, producing MLKILDRYIIKTFFGPFFFIFSVLFFIFIVNIIWVQLGQFMGKGLSYWQILKLLFYLGVSVISMVLPLTILLASIMSFGEFGERYELAAMKAAGISLTRVMVPLLGVTALLSIMLFFFSNNIIPDFQRKAKNMLFNIAQTKPALNFTPGQFIDQIPGYMVKFDKIQGENGENIEGVFIHRKASTFENQQSIVAEKGKFIPAANKNYLKLVLYNGYVFEDNFAGKGEAVRLKQPDQAIKFDTLVSHFDISEIINKAIEEEQITDDYRFQTFNQLNKTIDLNKKDNDKFFTTITGDVLNQTNSVVTYMDKNNKSKASVKQQLKLDTVKVNKRMEIIYNAYNRLENLKSTLDGKTNDFKPNVKYFSKIVIYQQRILSYSFTCIIFFLIGASLGSIIRKGGMGLPVIIAIVIFIIFYVINVGMENLAWAGTLNPYLAAWLPNIILFPFGVIMTYKALTDSQLFDAEKYKALLKPITKRFSKNKEHKRYQ from the coding sequence ATGTTAAAAATACTAGACCGATATATTATAAAAACCTTTTTCGGACCATTTTTCTTTATATTCAGTGTATTGTTTTTCATATTTATTGTAAACATTATCTGGGTTCAATTAGGGCAATTTATGGGAAAAGGATTAAGCTACTGGCAAATCCTTAAACTTCTTTTTTATCTCGGAGTAAGCGTTATCAGTATGGTATTACCGCTTACTATTCTTTTGGCGAGTATTATGTCCTTCGGGGAATTCGGGGAACGCTATGAACTTGCTGCTATGAAAGCAGCCGGAATCTCTTTAACCAGAGTTATGGTCCCTCTTTTAGGGGTAACTGCCCTATTGTCCATAATGCTTTTCTTCTTCTCTAATAATATCATTCCGGACTTCCAAAGGAAGGCCAAGAATATGCTTTTTAACATTGCTCAGACAAAACCGGCCCTTAACTTTACTCCGGGACAGTTTATCGATCAGATCCCAGGATATATGGTAAAGTTTGATAAAATTCAGGGAGAAAATGGTGAAAATATCGAGGGCGTTTTTATTCACAGAAAAGCCAGTACTTTTGAAAATCAACAATCTATTGTAGCGGAAAAAGGAAAATTTATTCCTGCTGCTAATAAAAACTATCTGAAGCTTGTTTTATACAACGGATATGTATTTGAAGATAACTTTGCAGGTAAGGGAGAAGCTGTAAGATTAAAACAGCCTGATCAAGCCATCAAATTTGACACATTGGTTTCTCACTTTGACATTAGTGAGATCATTAATAAAGCAATTGAAGAAGAACAAATCACAGATGATTACCGTTTCCAGACTTTTAATCAACTGAATAAGACCATTGATCTTAATAAAAAAGATAATGACAAATTTTTCACTACCATAACAGGTGATGTTTTGAATCAGACCAATTCTGTGGTTACCTATATGGATAAAAATAATAAATCCAAGGCTTCGGTTAAACAGCAGTTAAAGTTGGATACTGTAAAGGTTAATAAAAGAATGGAGATCATTTATAATGCCTACAATCGTTTGGAAAATTTAAAATCAACTCTTGACGGGAAAACAAATGATTTTAAACCTAATGTTAAATATTTCAGTAAAATCGTTATTTATCAGCAAAGGATACTCTCCTATTCGTTTACATGTATCATATTCTTTCTGATTGGCGCCAGCTTAGGTTCTATCATCAGAAAAGGAGGAATGGGTCTTCCTGTCATTATTGCGATTGTCATATTTATCATTTTCTATGTAATTAATGTGGGTATGGAAAACCTTGCCTGGGCGGGCACCTTAAATCCTTATCTGGCTGCATGGCTTCCTAATATTATACTTTTCCCATTTGGAGTGATCATGACCTATAAAGCACTTACAGATTCACAGTTATTTGATGCTGAGAAATACAAAGCATTACTCAAACCTATTACAAAACGATTCTCAAAAAATAAAGAACATAAGAGATACCAATAA
- a CDS encoding LolA family protein, which yields MKSIISKIILGGFVVGAVGLSNAQKIDAKAKKILDDITANYKSKKNTYFKFSFGSGVNGQVAKTEPGIYYSAGDKYKLKIMDTEQVFDGSKIYNINADDMEVTIAKPNGSGTMFSPINYLSTYRNDYNVAYGGKKTVNGVSTDLIKLTPVKPNGLSYVYLFVDSAKKQMVKLEQHGNNKDVAVIAIKEYKENQELDPNMFVFDKNKFKNYVITEL from the coding sequence ATGAAAAGTATTATCTCAAAAATTATATTAGGAGGATTTGTGGTAGGGGCTGTTGGTTTATCTAATGCACAGAAGATAGATGCAAAAGCGAAAAAGATATTAGATGATATTACTGCTAACTATAAATCCAAAAAAAACACCTATTTCAAATTTTCTTTTGGAAGCGGTGTTAATGGACAAGTTGCTAAAACTGAGCCTGGAATTTATTATTCTGCAGGCGATAAATATAAATTGAAGATCATGGATACGGAACAGGTGTTCGATGGGAGTAAAATATATAATATCAATGCAGATGATATGGAGGTAACCATTGCCAAGCCTAATGGAAGTGGCACCATGTTCTCCCCCATCAATTATCTTTCCACTTATAGAAATGATTACAATGTAGCCTATGGTGGTAAGAAAACCGTAAACGGTGTAAGTACAGACCTTATTAAGTTAACACCTGTTAAACCAAACGGTCTAAGTTATGTCTATCTATTTGTAGATTCTGCAAAGAAACAGATGGTGAAACTGGAACAACATGGAAATAATAAAGACGTTGCTGTAATTGCTATTAAAGAATACAAAGAAAATCAGGAATTAGATCCTAATATGTTTGTTTTCGATAAGAATAAATTTAAAAATTACGTCATTACAGAATTGTAA
- a CDS encoding FtsK/SpoIIIE family DNA translocase: protein MDKKTQTKQQDMSEKGKILSKPRIFFGLTFILFSVVLIFSFISYLMNWKADQSQAGTMMDKSIQSSNVFGKVGDWLGNIFIFESIGVASFIIAFLFLVVGTLILKKKIFKPWKTIGHSLFFICWVPIFMGAITKGQGVLGGVYGYQIMDSLNAIIGTVGLWLVLASSIALYFILEFNLRPSSIKAKLNNINENTIGKVRSMMPSSDENFEADEELEEEVTEDHPNISVTDTTVSAKAQEPVNVPKGFPDVPVSTNLETIATPNHTSFEGDEDLSKSLNLNLNTKPTIPVSTPEQAFDIKPTTQDDIKFNVEIAPVIDVLDDTEKKSQELIEKHGLYDHKLDLPNFQMPTVELLKDYGNEEISINKEELEENKNKIVGLLKNFNVGIAEIKATIGPTVTLYEIVPEAGIRVAAIKKLQDDIALNLSALGIRIIAPMPGKGTIGIEVPRKNPTMVSMRSVIASHKFQNTDMDLPVVFGKTISNEIFMADLSKMPHLLMAGATGQGKSVGINAILTSLLYKKHPSELKFVMVDPKKVELSLYSKIERHYLAKLPDTDDAIITDTNKVINTLNSLCVEMDNRYDLLKNAFCKNLKEYNKKFAERKLNPENGHRYLPYIVLVVDEFADLIMTAGKEVELPIARLAQLARAVGIHLIVATQRPSVNVITGMIKANFPARAAFRVISSVDSRTILDSTGADQLIGKGDMLYFNGNEILRLQCAFVDTPEVERIAEFIGEQKGYASAFLLPEYVSEDSTSTVGTFDPNEKDALFEEAARIIVSTQQGSTSMLQRQLKLGYNRAGRIMDQLEASGIVGGFNGAKAREVIISDLHSLEQFLEDLRK, encoded by the coding sequence ATGGATAAAAAGACACAAACTAAGCAACAAGATATGTCTGAAAAGGGCAAAATTCTATCTAAACCCCGTATATTTTTCGGGCTTACTTTCATACTTTTTTCTGTCGTCCTTATTTTCTCTTTCATTTCTTATTTAATGAATTGGAAAGCTGATCAAAGTCAGGCTGGAACAATGATGGATAAAAGCATACAATCTTCAAATGTTTTTGGCAAAGTTGGAGATTGGTTAGGAAACATTTTTATATTTGAAAGTATTGGTGTAGCCTCTTTTATCATTGCATTTTTATTTTTAGTGGTTGGAACATTAATTTTAAAAAAGAAAATATTCAAACCTTGGAAAACCATAGGACATTCTTTGTTTTTTATTTGCTGGGTTCCCATTTTCATGGGTGCCATTACAAAAGGTCAAGGTGTTTTAGGTGGAGTTTATGGTTATCAGATCATGGATTCTCTTAATGCAATTATAGGAACAGTAGGGCTTTGGTTGGTATTGGCTTCAAGTATTGCATTATATTTTATTTTGGAATTCAATCTTCGTCCTAGCTCTATTAAAGCTAAATTAAATAACATCAATGAAAATACAATAGGAAAAGTAAGATCAATGATGCCTAGTTCAGATGAAAACTTTGAAGCAGACGAAGAACTGGAAGAGGAGGTTACTGAAGATCACCCAAATATTTCGGTTACTGACACAACAGTCTCTGCTAAGGCTCAGGAACCTGTAAATGTACCCAAAGGTTTTCCGGATGTTCCAGTATCAACAAATCTTGAAACTATTGCCACCCCTAACCATACTTCATTTGAAGGAGATGAGGATCTTTCTAAATCACTTAATTTAAATCTTAACACCAAACCTACAATACCGGTTTCAACACCTGAACAGGCATTTGATATTAAACCAACTACACAAGATGATATCAAATTTAATGTTGAGATAGCTCCAGTAATTGATGTTTTAGATGATACAGAAAAGAAATCTCAAGAACTTATCGAGAAGCATGGTCTTTATGATCACAAACTGGATCTTCCTAATTTCCAAATGCCAACAGTGGAACTGTTAAAGGATTACGGGAATGAGGAAATCTCTATTAATAAAGAGGAGTTAGAAGAAAATAAAAATAAGATTGTTGGTCTGTTAAAAAACTTCAACGTAGGTATCGCTGAAATAAAAGCGACGATTGGTCCAACCGTTACTTTATATGAAATTGTTCCGGAAGCAGGAATCAGAGTAGCGGCTATTAAAAAATTACAGGATGATATTGCTTTGAATCTTTCGGCATTGGGAATCAGAATTATTGCTCCGATGCCAGGAAAGGGAACAATTGGAATTGAAGTGCCAAGAAAGAACCCTACTATGGTTTCTATGCGTTCTGTAATTGCATCACATAAATTCCAGAATACAGATATGGATTTACCTGTGGTTTTCGGGAAAACAATTTCCAACGAAATCTTCATGGCTGACTTATCCAAAATGCCTCACTTACTAATGGCAGGTGCAACAGGACAGGGTAAATCAGTAGGTATTAATGCTATTCTTACTTCACTACTATATAAGAAACACCCTAGTGAATTGAAATTCGTGATGGTGGATCCGAAGAAAGTGGAACTCTCTTTATACTCTAAAATAGAGAGACATTATTTAGCGAAACTTCCTGATACGGACGATGCAATCATTACAGATACCAATAAGGTGATCAATACTCTGAACTCTCTTTGTGTTGAGATGGATAACCGATATGATTTACTGAAAAATGCTTTCTGTAAAAATTTAAAAGAATACAATAAAAAATTTGCTGAAAGAAAATTGAACCCTGAAAACGGACACCGTTATTTACCTTATATTGTCTTGGTAGTTGACGAGTTTGCAGATTTAATTATGACCGCAGGAAAAGAAGTAGAATTACCAATTGCAAGATTGGCGCAGCTGGCAAGAGCTGTAGGCATTCACCTTATTGTTGCTACTCAAAGACCTTCCGTAAATGTAATTACAGGGATGATTAAAGCTAATTTCCCTGCAAGAGCAGCATTTAGAGTAATTTCAAGTGTAGATTCCAGAACGATCTTAGACTCTACTGGAGCAGATCAGCTGATAGGAAAAGGGGATATGCTTTATTTTAATGGAAATGAAATTTTAAGACTTCAATGTGCATTTGTTGATACTCCTGAAGTAGAAAGAATAGCTGAATTTATTGGTGAACAAAAGGGATATGCTTCTGCATTTTTACTTCCTGAATATGTTTCTGAAGATTCAACAAGTACAGTGGGCACTTTCGATCCCAATGAAAAAGATGCGTTATTTGAAGAAGCAGCAAGAATTATTGTTTCAACACAACAAGGTTCCACTTCTATGCTTCAGAGACAATTGAAGTTAGGATATAACAGAGCCGGAAGAATTATGGACCAGCTTGAGGCTAGTGGTATCGTAGGTGGATTTAATGGAGCTAAAGCAAGAGAGGTTATTATTAGTGACCTTCATTCTTTGGAACAGTTTTTGGAAGATCTGCGTAAATAA
- a CDS encoding cysteine hydrolase family protein encodes MKEAFLIIDIQNDYFPDGKHILSGSEQAGRNACKVLEYVRSKKIEIIHIQHLSVNEGADFFLPDTYGAEINAFVQPVEGERIIIKNYPNSFRNTDLLAHLQKKGIKNLIICGMMTDVCVDATLRAAMDLGFKTTVIGDACTTENRELYGEAINAKEIHSSYLAGFTALGNLYANVMSTEEFLKER; translated from the coding sequence ATGAAAGAAGCATTTTTGATCATCGATATTCAAAATGATTATTTTCCAGATGGTAAACACATTTTGTCAGGTTCCGAACAGGCAGGGAGAAATGCATGTAAAGTATTGGAGTATGTCCGCAGTAAAAAAATTGAAATTATTCATATTCAACATCTGTCTGTGAATGAAGGTGCTGATTTCTTTTTACCGGATACCTATGGAGCCGAAATAAATGCCTTTGTGCAACCAGTAGAAGGAGAAAGAATCATTATTAAGAATTATCCCAACAGTTTCAGAAATACGGATCTTTTAGCACACCTTCAGAAAAAAGGGATTAAAAATTTAATTATATGCGGAATGATGACGGATGTTTGTGTAGATGCTACATTAAGAGCTGCGATGGATCTTGGCTTTAAAACAACGGTTATTGGTGATGCCTGTACAACTGAAAATCGTGAGTTGTATGGTGAAGCAATAAATGCAAAAGAGATACACTCATCTTATCTTGCTGGATTTACAGCTTTAGGTAACTTGTATGCAAATGTAATGTCCACAGAAGAATTTCTTAAAGAAAGGTAA
- a CDS encoding Crp/Fnr family transcriptional regulator yields MLDLLHKNINQHILFSDEEFKKFSEPFKLKAFKKKEVVLKEGDYCLFEGFVTEGCFKVCFLNENGAEQTLYFAVKGWWITDLDSLINHVPSTLNIEALEDSKVLMISKKEKLHLYETMPVVEKLFRIMNQQSSIALQRRILSLLNKTADKRYIEFLEKYPELEQRITQQQVASYLGISHEFLSKIRKKTMLGK; encoded by the coding sequence ATGCTTGATCTACTACATAAAAACATAAACCAGCACATCCTGTTTTCAGATGAAGAGTTTAAAAAATTCTCTGAACCTTTTAAACTTAAAGCGTTTAAAAAGAAAGAAGTAGTTCTTAAGGAAGGAGATTATTGTCTTTTTGAAGGGTTTGTGACAGAGGGCTGTTTTAAGGTCTGTTTTTTAAATGAAAATGGTGCCGAGCAGACTTTGTATTTTGCAGTCAAAGGATGGTGGATCACAGATCTGGACAGCCTCATTAATCACGTTCCGAGTACACTGAATATTGAAGCTCTGGAAGACAGTAAAGTATTAATGATTTCAAAAAAAGAAAAGCTTCATCTGTATGAAACCATGCCAGTAGTTGAAAAGCTCTTCCGAATTATGAATCAACAATCTTCAATTGCGCTACAAAGAAGGATACTTTCATTATTAAATAAGACAGCTGATAAACGTTATATTGAATTTCTGGAAAAATATCCTGAACTGGAACAAAGGATAACACAACAGCAAGTGGCCTCTTACCTGGGTATTTCTCATGAATTTTTAAGTAAAATAAGAAAGAAAACAATGCTTGGTAAATAG
- the ccsA gene encoding cytochrome c biogenesis protein CcsA, translating to MKKIQDILISTRTMAVLLLVFAFSMAYATFLENDYGTPTAKALIYEAKWFELIMVLLILNFIGNIGRYRLWKREKWPVLMFHLAFVFIFIGGAITRYVSFEGTMHIREGETSNEIVTDKNFFKIQIEEKGDVLNYQDIPYLMSPLHKDFSATYDFHGKEVKIFAKEYIQRKKDSLIADPNGAEYLHLVSTGQTGRQNIYIKPGETKSINGTLVTFNRAIEGAVEFKNEGGKLFVKTPVDATYMTMATQATGNTKKDEFQPLALRSLYSINDLKLVVPEGLRKGKLLAIEGDRKKDQAVPDMLKIEIQGPKTKQLVELSVEKGNPNAYKQITMDGLNIMAGFGPKVYNTPFALKLDDFVMETYPGSSSPSAYESHVKIIDGGKQTPYKIYMNHVLNHGGYRFFQASFDPDRMGTVLSVNHDFWGTMISYLGYNLLFLGMFIIFFWKGTHFWKLNKMLRDVNKKRAATVVLLLLSLGLNAQKIETHGTTDGSREHIHVEGDGHSHAQVPETNQQEIAPRQNSLASPLGKMRMISADEIIARNKISKEHADKFGYLLVQNFEGRIVPINTEALDVLRKLYKKDEFKGTDGKSLTANQWFLSINTDTPSWTMVPIIKVGSKGGDELKNKTKADDEGYTSLMNLFPADANGNLTYILEHDYNIAFRKKPAEQTNYDKEIISVNERVQIFNEFFSGQFMRIVPVKNDPNHTWHSWLDQKFEPDMESQEVMGPYFAEALTAQKSGYWKKADAELKKLSDYQQKWGKSVVPSKSKVDLEVFMNKVNINFKLLIFYTLIGGLLLLLGFVDLFKPNKVLSKVIKAIIVLGLIGYIFHFLGLVARWYISGHAPWSNGYEAIIFISWVGISAGLLLYRNANALIPAAGFMVAVIMMGFAHGGSALDPQITPLVPVLKSYWLIVHVAIITSSYGFFALSMIIAVISLVFYIISSKKTYKIHHDTTLKELVIVSEMSLTIGLFALTVGNFLGGIWANESWGRYWSWDPKETWAFISIMVYAFVLHMRLVPGLRSKWAFHVATMFAFCSMVMTYFGVNYYLTGLHSYAAGDPVPVPAWVYIGLSVMLLLSAASYFKFKALNKK from the coding sequence ATGAAGAAGATCCAAGATATTCTTATTTCAACCAGAACAATGGCTGTGTTGCTGCTGGTCTTTGCATTCTCTATGGCGTATGCAACGTTTCTCGAAAACGATTATGGAACCCCTACAGCGAAAGCATTAATTTATGAAGCAAAATGGTTTGAGCTGATTATGGTATTGCTGATCTTAAATTTCATTGGAAATATCGGGAGATATAGACTATGGAAGAGAGAGAAGTGGCCGGTTCTTATGTTTCACCTCGCATTTGTTTTTATTTTTATAGGTGGTGCCATTACAAGATATGTAAGTTTTGAAGGAACAATGCACATCAGAGAAGGCGAAACTTCAAACGAAATTGTAACGGATAAGAATTTCTTCAAAATTCAGATCGAAGAAAAAGGAGATGTTCTGAACTATCAGGATATTCCTTATCTAATGTCTCCATTACATAAAGACTTTAGTGCAACTTATGATTTCCATGGAAAAGAAGTTAAGATCTTTGCTAAAGAATATATTCAAAGAAAAAAAGACAGTCTGATTGCTGATCCGAATGGTGCAGAATACCTTCATTTGGTTTCAACAGGACAGACCGGAAGACAAAATATTTATATCAAACCGGGAGAGACAAAATCCATCAATGGAACTCTTGTTACTTTTAACAGAGCCATTGAAGGTGCTGTAGAGTTTAAAAATGAAGGCGGGAAGTTATTCGTTAAAACTCCGGTTGATGCAACCTATATGACGATGGCAACTCAGGCTACCGGAAATACTAAAAAAGATGAATTCCAACCTTTAGCATTAAGAAGTTTATACAGTATCAATGATTTAAAGTTGGTAGTACCTGAAGGACTTAGAAAAGGGAAGTTATTGGCTATTGAAGGCGATAGAAAGAAGGATCAGGCTGTTCCTGATATGTTGAAAATTGAAATTCAGGGTCCTAAAACAAAACAGCTTGTTGAGTTGTCTGTAGAAAAAGGAAATCCAAATGCCTATAAGCAAATTACCATGGACGGGCTGAATATTATGGCTGGTTTTGGTCCTAAAGTATATAATACTCCTTTTGCATTGAAACTGGATGATTTCGTAATGGAAACCTATCCTGGAAGTTCTTCACCAAGTGCTTACGAAAGCCATGTGAAAATTATTGATGGCGGAAAGCAGACACCTTATAAAATTTATATGAACCACGTTCTTAATCATGGCGGATATCGTTTTTTCCAGGCAAGTTTTGATCCGGATAGAATGGGGACTGTATTATCTGTAAATCATGATTTTTGGGGAACTATGATTTCTTATTTGGGATACAATTTATTATTTCTTGGAATGTTTATTATTTTCTTCTGGAAAGGAACTCATTTCTGGAAGTTAAATAAAATGTTGAGAGATGTTAATAAGAAAAGAGCGGCAACAGTCGTATTATTGCTACTAAGTTTAGGGTTAAATGCTCAAAAAATTGAAACTCACGGAACCACTGATGGAAGCAGAGAACATATTCATGTAGAAGGCGATGGGCATTCTCATGCACAAGTTCCTGAAACGAACCAGCAAGAAATAGCTCCGCGACAAAATTCATTAGCTAGTCCATTAGGTAAAATGAGAATGATTTCTGCAGATGAAATTATTGCTAGAAATAAAATAAGTAAAGAACACGCAGATAAATTCGGATACCTTTTAGTTCAGAATTTTGAAGGAAGAATTGTTCCTATCAATACTGAAGCGCTGGATGTTTTAAGAAAACTATACAAAAAGGACGAATTCAAAGGAACAGATGGAAAGTCTCTTACAGCCAATCAATGGTTTCTGTCTATCAATACTGATACCCCAAGCTGGACAATGGTTCCTATTATTAAAGTAGGTTCTAAAGGAGGAGACGAATTAAAGAATAAAACAAAGGCTGATGATGAAGGTTATACTTCATTAATGAATCTTTTCCCAGCGGATGCCAATGGTAATCTTACTTATATTCTGGAGCACGATTATAACATCGCTTTCCGTAAAAAACCTGCTGAACAGACTAATTATGATAAAGAGATTATTTCTGTAAATGAAAGAGTTCAGATTTTCAACGAATTTTTTAGTGGGCAGTTTATGAGAATTGTTCCTGTGAAAAATGATCCGAATCACACTTGGCATTCTTGGTTGGATCAAAAATTTGAACCGGATATGGAATCTCAGGAGGTAATGGGACCTTATTTTGCAGAAGCTTTAACTGCTCAGAAATCAGGATACTGGAAAAAAGCTGATGCTGAACTGAAGAAGCTTTCAGATTACCAGCAAAAGTGGGGGAAAAGTGTAGTTCCTTCAAAATCTAAAGTAGATCTTGAGGTGTTCATGAACAAAGTGAATATCAACTTTAAATTATTAATTTTCTATACTTTAATTGGCGGATTGCTATTGTTATTAGGTTTTGTTGATTTATTCAAGCCTAACAAAGTATTAAGTAAAGTAATCAAAGCAATTATTGTTTTAGGTCTGATAGGATATATATTCCATTTCTTAGGTCTTGTGGCAAGATGGTATATTTCAGGTCATGCACCTTGGAGTAATGGATATGAGGCTATAATATTTATCTCGTGGGTCGGTATTTCTGCAGGATTATTATTGTACAGAAATGCCAATGCACTAATTCCTGCTGCAGGATTTATGGTTGCAGTAATTATGATGGGATTTGCACACGGAGGATCTGCTCTTGATCCACAAATTACACCTTTGGTACCTGTATTGAAGTCATATTGGCTAATTGTACACGTAGCGATCATTACTTCAAGTTACGGGTTCTTTGCCCTATCTATGATCATTGCAGTGATATCATTAGTATTCTATATTATTTCAAGTAAAAAGACCTATAAAATTCACCATGATACCACTTTAAAAGAATTGGTAATTGTTTCTGAAATGTCTCTTACTATAGGTTTATTTGCTTTAACTGTAGGGAACTTCTTAGGGGGAATCTGGGCGAATGAGTCATGGGGTAGATACTGGAGCTGGGATCCAAAAGAAACGTGGGCTTTCATCTCTATCATGGTGTATGCTTTTGTACTGCACATGAGATTGGTTCCTGGATTGAGAAGTAAATGGGCTTTCCATGTAGCTACGATGTTTGCTTTCTGCTCGATGGTAATGACCTATTTTGGAGTTAATTACTATTTAACAGGTCTTCACTCTTACGCAGCAGGAGATCCGGTTCCGGTTCCGGCTTGGGTATATATCGGATTATCTGTTATGCTCTTATTATCCGCTGCTTCTTACTTTAAATTTAAAGCATTAAATAAAAAATAA
- a CDS encoding SPFH domain-containing protein produces MEKILKPMSGYITLVICLVLFIAAVYLFISGVDQSITYVVLAMVCFLTSCFFLKGLMIIQPNHSRVLNFFGKYVGTVKDNGLFFINPLYSSQKISLRSENLQGQTLKVNDKMGNPIEIAVVIVWKVGDTYRAAFDVERYSDFVKMQSEAAVRHLAMSFPYDNLEDDHAPITLREGGDKINSILEQELTDRLSKAGIVIQEARISHLAYASEIAGAMLQRQQATAIVAARTKIVEGAVGMVDLALKKLSAENIVELDDERKAAMVSNLMVVLCGEKAAQPILNAGTLYN; encoded by the coding sequence ATGGAAAAAATCCTAAAACCTATGTCCGGCTATATAACACTGGTAATTTGCCTTGTTTTATTTATAGCTGCTGTTTACTTATTTATAAGTGGAGTAGATCAAAGTATTACTTATGTTGTTTTAGCAATGGTATGTTTTCTAACTTCTTGTTTCTTTTTGAAAGGCTTAATGATCATTCAGCCTAATCATTCAAGAGTATTGAACTTCTTTGGAAAATATGTTGGAACAGTAAAAGATAACGGACTGTTCTTTATTAACCCATTGTATTCCTCACAAAAAATATCACTCCGTTCTGAAAATTTACAGGGACAGACTTTAAAAGTGAATGATAAGATGGGAAATCCAATTGAAATTGCTGTCGTTATTGTATGGAAAGTGGGCGATACTTATAGAGCAGCTTTTGATGTTGAGCGTTATTCTGATTTTGTAAAAATGCAAAGTGAAGCTGCTGTGCGTCATTTGGCTATGAGTTTTCCTTATGATAATTTAGAGGATGATCATGCTCCGATTACCTTGAGAGAGGGTGGTGACAAGATCAATTCTATCCTGGAACAGGAACTTACAGATCGTCTCTCAAAGGCAGGAATTGTGATTCAGGAAGCTAGGATATCACATCTGGCATATGCATCAGAAATCGCGGGAGCAATGCTTCAGAGACAGCAGGCCACTGCTATTGTTGCGGCAAGGACAAAAATTGTAGAAGGGGCCGTTGGAATGGTTGATCTGGCATTAAAAAAACTTTCTGCAGAGAATATCGTAGAATTAGATGATGAAAGAAAGGCTGCCATGGTTAGTAATCTTATGGTGGTTCTTTGTGGTGAAAAAGCGGCACAGCCTATTTTAAATGCAGGAACTTTATATAATTAA
- a CDS encoding Arc family DNA binding domain-containing protein: MKPQKSQNSSESTQKGKKSFVIRIEESTYKLLEKWANDEFRSVNGQIEYLLHQNLVESGRKKKE; the protein is encoded by the coding sequence ATGAAACCTCAAAAATCTCAAAATTCTTCCGAAAGCACTCAAAAAGGCAAAAAATCCTTTGTGATAAGGATCGAAGAATCTACTTACAAACTTCTGGAAAAATGGGCAAATGATGAATTCAGAAGTGTAAATGGACAAATTGAGTATTTGCTTCATCAAAATCTTGTTGAGTCCGGAAGAAAGAAAAAGGAATAG